The nucleotide window CATTCTTCAAATCGACCACACGAACCAGCTCCGCGAGAAAGGCATGGGGCGTCTGGAAGCCATCCTACAGGCGAACAAGGACCGACTGCGTCCCATCTTGATGACCACAATTGCGTTTGTGGCCGGGATGCTGCCGTTGTTGTTTGCGCGTGGTATCGGCGCTTCCATGAACACGGCTACCGCGGGTATCATCATTGGCGGGCAGACGTTTTCGTTGCTGCTGACCCTGCTGGCGATTCCGGTGTTCTATTCGTTGTTTGATGATGTGGTCGCATGGCGACGGCGTCGCGCGGAGAAGCGGGTGGCAAGGCGGGCGGAGGTGGAGTCTAAAGAAGCGGGGGAGGCTATCACGCTGCAACCCGACGCAGCCTGAGGGTGGGTTGCATTCCTGCTGGGAATCACGTGAACGCGAGGGCAAGGATATGGAAGCGGTGCCGAAGGCCTTGGACTGCGTGCAGCCTGCTGCCGCTTTCCAGAGTCCATCCCGCTTTGCGGGACTGTGGCGATGGTGACACTCGCTCGTGGTGTAATACGTCCTGAAGACTTGGCGACTTCGTCGCTGTGAAGCGTGCAGCAGGCTGCACTTTAGGAAAGCGGCAGCAGGCTGCGCGCAGTCCAAGGACGCTGCGCGTCACAGCATCGGGATCTGTCGTATTCATCCCACGCTGCCTGGCATCACTCATAATCCCACTTCTGCTCCCACGGATCTCCCATGCCCTTTTGGAATTCGCGGAGCTTGGTCTTGAGTGTTTCCAATTCCTTCGCAAACGCAGGATCCGTCGCGAGGTTCTTTGCTTCATCCGGGTCGTACTTCAAATCATACAGCTCGAACTGCGGACGCTGCACGTACTGGCCCACGGTGCGCACGCCGTACGGAGCATCCTTGCCCTTCTTGAGCTGGCCCTGCCAGGTGCTGGCGGCCCAGAGATCCGAGGCAAAGGGATAGGGCAGGGGATAGGCGATGTTCCAGATGAGCTTCATGTCTCCCTCGCGCACGACGCGCATGGGGTAGTACATCTGCACTTCGTGGAAGGTGTGTGACGCGTAGAGTGTCTTGCGTGAAGGGTCCTCTTCCTTGTCGAGGATGTCCAGCCAGGTGCGGCCGTGGTAGGTGTTGTAGCGCTTGCCGCGGTTCTCCCCCTTGTCGAGCTTCCGCTCTGCCCAGAAGGCGTTGGCATCGATGGGCTTGATGGGCGCGTTTTTCTCCCTGTCCAAGCCACCGGCGAAGTCCAGCATCGTGGGTGTGAGGTCCACATGGCTCAGGAGAGCGTTGTTGCGGATGCCACGCTTTTGCACATAGGGGTTGCGCACGACCATAGGCACCTTCAGGCCGGGCTCGTACGTGGTGGTTTTGCCTCCGGGGAAGGCCATGCCGTGGTCGCTGGTGACAATGATCATCGTCTTGTCATACAGGTCGGCTTCCCTGAGGATCTTGATCAACTGGCCAAGGCCGGCATCCACGCGCGACACACTCTGGTAGTACTCCGCGAGCTCTGCGCGGCTTTCCACGGTGTCCGGAAGCCAGGGCGGCACGATGACGTCCTTGGGTTCATAGAAGACTTCGGTCACGCCGGGATAACTCTTCTTCTTCGGAAGATTGCCGAAGGGGTTCGGAGTCCCTGCCACATCATCGAACTGCTTGCCGCCGCGATGTGGATCCGCCGTGGCGATGTAGGCGATGAAGGGTTTCTCATCCTTCGCGGTGATGAACTTCTTCGCACTCTCAGCGAGCTCGATGGTATTGCGTCCCTTTTCCTGGACCATCACATCGTACGTGAAGATGGCCAGCGGTGCCACGTGGTGCTTCCCGAAGATGCCCGTGCGATAGCCCGCCTCCTTCATCACTTGTGGTAGCGCGAGCGTCACCACATTTGGGTAGCAGGAGAAGTGTCCCGTATCATGCTGGTGACCGTATTGCCCATTCGCATGATTGTGCAGGCCGGTCATGATCACGGAGCGGCTCGCGCTGCAGCTCGCTGTGGTGGCATAGGCATTGGTGAAGACACAGCCGTCCGCCGCCAGGGCGTCGATGTTGGGTGTCTTGATGACCTTGTTCCCATAGCACCCCAGCTCCGTGCCGAGGTCATCCGCGATGTAGAAGATGATGTTCTTCTCAGCGGCGTGGAGTGACTGCGTGGCAGTGGCGGAGAGTGCTACGACCATGGCTATGAGGAGGATGCGGAGGGAAAACATACGCCCCGGAAACGGCGGGAGTGGGGCGCTCTTTCAACACAAGCAACGGGAGAACTCGTCATGGTGTTGCTGCCGGGGGGGCGTTCCCGGACTGAACGACCACTGCGCCATTGACACGCACGTTCCAAAAACTTGCGGCTCCTTCTTCCCGAGGTGGACGAGTGTTTCCCAGGAGTGGGAGAATGGGGCAATTGTACTTTTGCCAGTTGGGCGGTTTATCTC belongs to Roseimicrobium gellanilyticum and includes:
- a CDS encoding sulfatase family protein → MVVALSATATQSLHAAEKNIIFYIADDLGTELGCYGNKVIKTPNIDALAADGCVFTNAYATTASCSASRSVIMTGLHNHANGQYGHQHDTGHFSCYPNVVTLALPQVMKEAGYRTGIFGKHHVAPLAIFTYDVMVQEKGRNTIELAESAKKFITAKDEKPFIAYIATADPHRGGKQFDDVAGTPNPFGNLPKKKSYPGVTEVFYEPKDVIVPPWLPDTVESRAELAEYYQSVSRVDAGLGQLIKILREADLYDKTMIIVTSDHGMAFPGGKTTTYEPGLKVPMVVRNPYVQKRGIRNNALLSHVDLTPTMLDFAGGLDREKNAPIKPIDANAFWAERKLDKGENRGKRYNTYHGRTWLDILDKEEDPSRKTLYASHTFHEVQMYYPMRVVREGDMKLIWNIAYPLPYPFASDLWAASTWQGQLKKGKDAPYGVRTVGQYVQRPQFELYDLKYDPDEAKNLATDPAFAKELETLKTKLREFQKGMGDPWEQKWDYE